Proteins encoded in a region of the Niveispirillum cyanobacteriorum genome:
- a CDS encoding F0F1 ATP synthase subunit epsilon, with the protein MRLHILTPLVTILDRTDISEISARDESGAFGIRPGHAPFLTALPPSVLTLRTEHGATLYAAVAGGMLRVDRDGVRVTSPDAATGSELAPLAARVAAEKAAGLHRQRESAAQERTLHAALVHHLLDSVTSDKAGDA; encoded by the coding sequence ATGAGACTGCATATCCTGACACCCCTGGTCACCATCCTGGACCGAACGGACATTTCCGAGATTTCAGCACGGGATGAGAGCGGGGCCTTTGGTATAAGACCGGGTCATGCGCCTTTCCTGACGGCCCTACCACCCAGCGTTCTGACCTTGCGCACGGAACATGGGGCAACGCTCTATGCGGCTGTTGCAGGCGGCATGCTGCGGGTGGACCGTGATGGCGTGCGGGTGACCAGTCCCGATGCGGCCACGGGGTCGGAGCTGGCCCCACTGGCCGCGCGGGTGGCGGCAGAGAAAGCGGCGGGATTGCACCGGCAACGCGAAAGCGCGGCACAGGAGCGCACATTGCATGCAGCTCTGGTGCATCACCTTCTGGACAGTGTCACCAGTGACAAGGCGGGTGACGCATGA